In the genome of Dermatophagoides farinae isolate YC_2012a chromosome 4, ASM2471394v1, whole genome shotgun sequence, the window CAAGTGGTATGTTTCGCGCCATCCAAGAAACTATTGATTACTGTCGACAACGGATGACATTCGATCAgccattgatcaataatcaatatattcattttcgtttAGCCGAATTACAGTCCGAAGTTGAATGTTTAAAATCGCTTAATTATCGTGCTGtcgatgaaatgatgaacgGTGAAAATGTAACGTATTTAGCATCTATTGCCAAACTAAAAGCTGGACGTCTTTCCCGCGAAGTTATTGATTCATGTCTGCAATATTACGGCGGCATGGGTTTCACTGAAGATTTACTTATTGGCCGTGCGTATCGAGATAATCGAGCCATGTCAATTGCAGGTGGTACCGATGAAATTATGTTGGGCATCATTTGCAATCTTATGGGTATATTAccgaaaaaacaacgaaaagcagatgaaaaattgcaaaaaaatgatgaataaataaagattttatatgattaaaaaaaattaatcttgaaaaccaaaataatttaattttgaatgaaaattgttcaaagataaataattttcgatCATCACATTTATGAATGGCCACATATTGAGAACATTTGCTAAACGGCTGGTGACAAagcaaattttcatttattcattttttttacatcgaATCATAATTTGACAGtttcgaataataatttcaacaaaaattatcattatcatccaaaaaattataatatcATGGATAGAAATAATCTTCatgaacaaatgattcaatatgGCCATCATGCTAATAAGCATGAATTTGATCGACTTAAAAATCCTTTAAAATCTACATTTATTCATGGGTATGTTCATTCaatatcaaattgattttaaatttaaaaaaattccattcatatTTAGTCCATCATCGATTCGTCAATCGAATTATGGTGGCCATCCATTggaacaaatggaaaaaacacGTCTTGCACGTGAAGAATATCGTGATTTACAGATATTACGTTCTGTACAAGGAATTCAGGCACCACTTCGTCAATTAAGTGAACGTAAAGCAGCATCGAATGTTGGCCGATTACCATTCCTTCGAAGTTCAAATCTAATGTCCGATGTATTATTGGGTCATGATGAGTTGATTATGCCGGAAAATATATTTGATCAACCGAATGAATATTGTGAAGTTAATCTACCACCACATATGGTTATGGAACgaaaattgaacattttgtaatttatgaatacaaaattgataatgaatgaataaaaaaagaattttgctttctttcaaacaaataaaaaattaataaaaattcttattgataaaattttttttcgaaatgatTTATTCCATCATTTTAATATAACTACACAAgcaaatcaattcaaattcgctattgatgacaattcaattcattttttttaataaatggttcgattcgattttcaaattcaccaTCTCAATCCAAGTACGGATATATTCAATGATCGATGGGCAGTAAAATCACGGGTAATatcgttgaatttttttctttctaaaatttatcaaatacaaaataattgattaatttaaaaGTGATTCACATCAATTAAACATTACCAATTTTtggaaaatctttttcatgTAAAAGTGCATAAGCAAAATAAGTATTATTCTTTTTACGGCCAAGTTGTCGAcgaaaatcataaaatttaTGACCAAAATATCCACCCGGTATTGCCGCTAATGTACCACGAAATAAACTGACAACATGGGgaagatttttcatttggccAACAAAAACTGCAGCACCAGCAAATATAAATGCCGACAAACCAATAAATGTAACATGATCAAAACGAAGTTGTTGTTCACTTGGTCCATCGAAATATGCAAATGGTTCAGCAACCGTATAGCTTGATCCTAATCGTCGTATACCAACAAATTGGGTATTCGGATCAAATGATTCACGTTTCTGTCGTAATTCTTCAATACGAGAATCAAGTAATTTTTCTCGTTCTGCTAATGATGGTTCGATAATATCGTTCGGTATAAATTCTCT includes:
- the Pomp gene encoding proteasome maturation protein produces the protein MDRNNLHEQMIQYGHHANKHEFDRLKNPLKSTFIHGPSSIRQSNYGGHPLEQMEKTRLAREEYRDLQILRSVQGIQAPLRQLSERKAASNVGRLPFLRSSNLMSDVLLGHDELIMPENIFDQPNEYCEVNLPPHMVMERKLNIL
- the LOC124490994 gene encoding uncharacterized protein LOC124490994, with amino-acid sequence MSDIVERTREFIPNDIIEPSLAEREKLLDSRIEELRQKRESFDPNTQFVGIRRLGSSYTVAEPFAYFDGPSEQQLRFDHVTFIGLSAFIFAGAAVFVGQMKNLPHVVSLFRGTLAAIPGGYFGHKFYDFRRQLGRKKNNTYFAYALLHEKDFPKIERKKFNDITRDFTAHRSLNISVLGLRW